In Nakaseomyces glabratus chromosome I, complete sequence, the sequence GTAATTCCTGTCAGGTTTTTAATTAACTAATActctttattttatttcaatattgTTAAAGACAATCTAGttgaaaatatattcatgTACTTTATCTAATTTACGGTATTTTCTGCTGTATacattaaatatatatgtcAGCAGCTAACTACCATTTCCAGGACTCTATTTCACATGATATCAAAAAGGGGAAAAATATTATACTCTGCATAGATGGTACTTGTGAGAATTTTGGTCCCCATCCTTTCACAAACGTTCTCAAATTGTACAAGTTGCTGGAAAATAGTGATCCATCAAAACAGATATGCTATTACCAACCAGGCATTGGCATAGCCGCTGACTGTGATCCTGTTACTGACTTTCGGAGAAGATTCACATTGTCAAGTTTCAGAAACATGTTGGATTCGATGTTTGCGTTCAATATAGGTTCTCACGTTCAAGCAGCGTattcatttttaattaaataCTATGAAACTGGAGATAGGATTTATATGTTTGGCTTTTCTCGTGGTGCATTTATTGCAAGAGTCTTAGCAGGAATGATCGAAAAGGTGGGGCTTTTGAGTAAAGGTCAAGATAATCTTGTGCAAATGGCATGGAAAGTGTACATAAAATGGGAATATGAGAAACAGCCAATACAACCAAATTATACAACAACCTTGGTTCAGGAGTTCAAAAAAACGTTTTGTAGAAATGAAGTTATCAAAATCACATTTCAAGGTTTGTTCGATTCCGTGAATTCTGTTGGTATCTTCAGAGATAAACTATTTCCCTGCACACAAAAGTGTCAAATTGTTGAGCATGTACGCCATTGTCTGTCTCTGGATGAAAGAAGAGGTAAATTTAAACAGTTTTGCATTGAACCGACATTACTTTTGCCCAAGAAAACTATTCTAAGTTACAGACACTATATCTGTCCATCGCAGGAACATACGCCAGAATTCCACAACGCTAATCATTCAAAACTGAGCATAACTACAAAAGGCGTAAAGttaaatcaaaataaaatacaaagTAACACATCATTTGTTAATATAGAGGGAACATTCAAGTATGAACCGATCGAAGCCCTGTGCGACAGCGCTTATACAAGTATACCTGATTTAATCGAGATGTGGTTTCCAGGGGACCACGCAGATGTAGGTGGTGGTTGGGCCCTAGACGGAGAAACAATGGAAAGTTCATCCAATATCTCACTACGATGGATGATTTCAGAAGCAATTAAATTTGGGGTTTCCTTCAACCCTACTGCGCTTAAAAACTATAGTGATCAAGCTACTTCTGTGGGATCATTGTTTGCAGATACTCATGATTACTTGAAATTACATGTTACAAGACATGATATAAAACTAGATTTTAAGAAAAACAGAGTTGATATTAATGGATTTGATTTGGCTCCACTTGCTAATATTAGAGCAATATTGAAAGCAGGCTacgaaaaaaaattgtacaATGCCATTGCCAGGAATGATCTCATCATTAAAGCAAAATATGGAGCTAGATGTGGTAGATTGAAgcaatttcttgtttttgtttggtGGCTCTTAGAA encodes:
- a CDS encoding uncharacterized protein (CAGL0I03168g~Ortholog of S. cerevisiae : YEL023C, C. albicans SC5314 : C3_04440C_A, C. dubliniensis CD36 : Cd36_84380, Candida tenuis NRRL Y-1498 : CANTEDRAFT_101635 and Pichia stipitis Pignal : PICST_19384); translated protein: MSAANYHFQDSISHDIKKGKNIILCIDGTCENFGPHPFTNVLKLYKLLENSDPSKQICYYQPGIGIAADCDPVTDFRRRFTLSSFRNMLDSMFAFNIGSHVQAAYSFLIKYYETGDRIYMFGFSRGAFIARVLAGMIEKVGLLSKGQDNLVQMAWKVYIKWEYEKQPIQPNYTTTLVQEFKKTFCRNEVIKITFQGLFDSVNSVGIFRDKLFPCTQKCQIVEHVRHCLSLDERRGKFKQFCIEPTLLLPKKTILSYRHYICPSQEHTPEFHNANHSKLSITTKGVKLNQNKIQSNTSFVNIEGTFKYEPIEALCDSAYTSIPDLIEMWFPGDHADVGGGWALDGETMESSSNISLRWMISEAIKFGVSFNPTALKNYSDQATSVGSLFADTHDYLKLHVTRHDIKLDFKKNRVDINGFDLAPLANIRAILKAGYEKKLYNAIARNDLIIKAKYGARCGRLKQFLVFVWWLLEFIPVSLKLDKPDGSSREICFPNLGRSRHVPEYALLHWSVFWKLRFSKNYRPTNLPKYVKNLLSEMEGLVFNKSNYRDNSAGDISKMPYIFNTNCNNGREAILRQSSNLSISSTLINETLHDRVSQETREMLLKWVEEKWQHVPDDLEGYL